In Candidatus Thermoplasmatota archaeon, a single window of DNA contains:
- a CDS encoding zinc ribbon domain-containing protein, whose translation MPEDQKDQKDPTISDIIEDAVKRLKTQEAEVRKRDLELKAQTEDVQKQKSELDTLEQRLREKEDSMRQKESSLDQKSEELKKRETAVQEKASQVEGKSAEMSKLEATAKATMNAAEAREKDAQDQLADISKHQSELSDRRKSLLDREELLKKSEEEAQRLLEQITSRRDALVARERSLAEEEETIRRDREKLSEDARKLLDKQKDMLAKGFLVPPVRTEESEAPANLSEDEMQCPNCRTVISKDAVMCYACGQKIREEEVAQPETVPEEEASEDEIACPNCKTMVSTDALMCYACGANIKDALAKLEEKIESADEGEKSGLLRKPQIFVKKIVKKKVV comes from the coding sequence ATGCCAGAGGACCAGAAGGACCAGAAGGACCCGACTATCTCGGACATCATAGAAGATGCCGTCAAGAGGCTCAAGACGCAGGAGGCAGAGGTCAGAAAGAGGGACCTCGAGCTGAAGGCCCAGACTGAGGATGTCCAGAAGCAGAAGTCCGAGCTCGACACCCTCGAGCAGCGTCTGAGAGAGAAGGAGGATTCCATGAGACAGAAGGAATCCTCGCTCGACCAGAAGTCAGAAGAACTGAAGAAGCGCGAGACCGCCGTTCAGGAGAAGGCATCACAGGTCGAGGGGAAGAGCGCTGAGATGTCCAAGTTGGAAGCGACCGCCAAGGCCACCATGAACGCGGCTGAGGCAAGGGAGAAGGACGCCCAGGACCAACTGGCGGACATCAGCAAGCATCAGTCAGAGCTTTCCGACAGGCGCAAGAGCCTCCTTGACCGGGAAGAGCTCCTCAAGAAGTCGGAGGAGGAGGCTCAGAGGTTGCTCGAGCAGATAACGTCCCGACGCGACGCTCTCGTTGCGAGAGAGAGGTCTCTCGCTGAGGAGGAAGAGACCATCAGGAGAGACCGAGAGAAACTGTCAGAGGACGCTCGTAAGCTCCTGGACAAGCAGAAGGATATGCTCGCGAAAGGTTTCCTCGTCCCGCCGGTCAGGACGGAAGAGTCCGAGGCGCCTGCCAACCTGAGCGAGGACGAGATGCAGTGCCCGAACTGCAGGACGGTCATAAGCAAGGACGCGGTCATGTGCTACGCCTGTGGTCAGAAGATCAGGGAGGAGGAGGTCGCCCAGCCCGAGACAGTCCCCGAGGAGGAAGCATCCGAGGACGAGATCGCGTGCCCCAACTGCAAGACTATGGTGAGCACGGATGCGCTCATGTGCTACGCCTGTGGCGCGAACATCAAGGACGCGCTCGCGAAGTTGGAAGAGAAGATAGAGTCAGCAGATGAAGGCGAGAAGTCGGGCTTGCTCAGGAAACCTCAGATTTTCGTCAAGAAAATCGTGAAGAAGA